One Canis aureus isolate CA01 chromosome 38, VMU_Caureus_v.1.0, whole genome shotgun sequence DNA segment encodes these proteins:
- the KCNJ10 gene encoding ATP-sensitive inward rectifier potassium channel 10 isoform X2 has translation MTSVAKVYYSQTTQTESRPLVGPGVRRRRVLTKDGRSNVRMEHIADKRFLYLKDLWTTFIDMQWRYKLLLFSATFAGTWFLFGVVWYLVAVAHGDLLELGPPANHTPCVVQVHTLTGAFLFSLESQTTIGYGFRYISEECPLAIVLLIAQLVLTTILEIFITGTFLAKIARPKKRAETIRFSQHAVVAAHNGKPCLMIRVANMRKSLLIGCQVTGKLLQTHQTKEGENIRLNQVNVTFQVDTASDSPFLILPLTFYHVVDETSPLKDLPLRSGEGDFELVLILSGTVESTSATCQVRTSYLPEEILWGYEFTPAISLSASGKYIADFSLFDQVVKVASPGGLRDSAVRYGDPEKLKLEESLREQAEKEGSALSVRISNV, from the coding sequence ATGACGTCTGTCGCCAAGGTGTACTACAGCCAGACCACTCAGACGGAGAGCCGGCCCCTCGTGGGCCCAGGGGTCCGGCGGCGCCGGGTCCTGACCAAGGACGGCCGCAGCAACGTGAGGATGGAGCACATCGCCGACAAGCGCTTCCTCTACCTCAAGGACCTGTGGACCACCTTCATCGACATGCAGTGGCGCTACAAGCTGCTGCTCTTCTCGGCGACCTTTGCAGGCACCTGGTTCCTCTTCGGCGTGGTGTGGTATCTGGTGGCTGTGGCCCACGGGGACCTGCTGGAGCTCGGCCCCCCGGCCAACCACACCCCCTGCGTGGTACAGGTGCACACGCTCACGGGggccttcctcttctccctcgaATCGCAGACCACCATCGGCTACGGCTTCCGCTACATCAGTGAGGAGTGCCCGCTGGCCATCGTGCTTCTGATTGCCCAGCTGGTGCTCACCACCATCCTGGAAATCTTCATCACGGGGACCTTCCTGGCAAAGATCGCCCGGCCCAAGAAGCGGGCGGAGACCATCCGGTTCAGCCAGCACGCGGTCGTCGCGGCCCACAACGGGAAGCCCTGCCTCATGATCCGAGTCGCCAACATGCGGAAGAGCCTCCTCATCGGCTGCCAGGTGACGGGCAAGCTGCTTCAGACCCACCAGACCAAAGAGGGCGAGAACATCCGGCTCAACCAGGTCAACGTGACTTTCCAGGTCGACACGGCCTCGGACAGCCCCTTTCTCATTCTGCCCCTGACCTTCTACCACGTGGTAGATGAGACCAGTCCCTTGAAAGACCTCCCCCTGCGCAGTGGCGAGGGTGACTTCGAGCTGGTGCTGATCCTCAGTGGGACGGTGGAGTCCACCAGTGCCACCTGCCAGGTGCGCACGTCCTACCTGCCGGAGGAGATCCTCTGGGGCTACGAGTTCACCCCGGCCATCTCGCTGTCCGCCAGCGGCAAATACATCGCTGACTTCAGCCTTTTTGACCAGGTGGTGAAAGTGGCCTCCCCTGGCGGCCTCCGCGACAGCGCTGTCCGCTACGGAGACCCTGAGAAGCTCAAGTTGGAGGAGTCGTTAAGGGAACAAGCGGAGAAGGAGGGCAGCGCCCTGAGCGTGCGCATCAGCAACGTCTGA
- the KCNJ10 gene encoding ATP-sensitive inward rectifier potassium channel 10 isoform X1, with protein sequence MRPPDGLRRCPGHRWSWRVEAAPVSRFPVQPTSHQMTSVAKVYYSQTTQTESRPLVGPGVRRRRVLTKDGRSNVRMEHIADKRFLYLKDLWTTFIDMQWRYKLLLFSATFAGTWFLFGVVWYLVAVAHGDLLELGPPANHTPCVVQVHTLTGAFLFSLESQTTIGYGFRYISEECPLAIVLLIAQLVLTTILEIFITGTFLAKIARPKKRAETIRFSQHAVVAAHNGKPCLMIRVANMRKSLLIGCQVTGKLLQTHQTKEGENIRLNQVNVTFQVDTASDSPFLILPLTFYHVVDETSPLKDLPLRSGEGDFELVLILSGTVESTSATCQVRTSYLPEEILWGYEFTPAISLSASGKYIADFSLFDQVVKVASPGGLRDSAVRYGDPEKLKLEESLREQAEKEGSALSVRISNV encoded by the coding sequence ATGACGTCTGTCGCCAAGGTGTACTACAGCCAGACCACTCAGACGGAGAGCCGGCCCCTCGTGGGCCCAGGGGTCCGGCGGCGCCGGGTCCTGACCAAGGACGGCCGCAGCAACGTGAGGATGGAGCACATCGCCGACAAGCGCTTCCTCTACCTCAAGGACCTGTGGACCACCTTCATCGACATGCAGTGGCGCTACAAGCTGCTGCTCTTCTCGGCGACCTTTGCAGGCACCTGGTTCCTCTTCGGCGTGGTGTGGTATCTGGTGGCTGTGGCCCACGGGGACCTGCTGGAGCTCGGCCCCCCGGCCAACCACACCCCCTGCGTGGTACAGGTGCACACGCTCACGGGggccttcctcttctccctcgaATCGCAGACCACCATCGGCTACGGCTTCCGCTACATCAGTGAGGAGTGCCCGCTGGCCATCGTGCTTCTGATTGCCCAGCTGGTGCTCACCACCATCCTGGAAATCTTCATCACGGGGACCTTCCTGGCAAAGATCGCCCGGCCCAAGAAGCGGGCGGAGACCATCCGGTTCAGCCAGCACGCGGTCGTCGCGGCCCACAACGGGAAGCCCTGCCTCATGATCCGAGTCGCCAACATGCGGAAGAGCCTCCTCATCGGCTGCCAGGTGACGGGCAAGCTGCTTCAGACCCACCAGACCAAAGAGGGCGAGAACATCCGGCTCAACCAGGTCAACGTGACTTTCCAGGTCGACACGGCCTCGGACAGCCCCTTTCTCATTCTGCCCCTGACCTTCTACCACGTGGTAGATGAGACCAGTCCCTTGAAAGACCTCCCCCTGCGCAGTGGCGAGGGTGACTTCGAGCTGGTGCTGATCCTCAGTGGGACGGTGGAGTCCACCAGTGCCACCTGCCAGGTGCGCACGTCCTACCTGCCGGAGGAGATCCTCTGGGGCTACGAGTTCACCCCGGCCATCTCGCTGTCCGCCAGCGGCAAATACATCGCTGACTTCAGCCTTTTTGACCAGGTGGTGAAAGTGGCCTCCCCTGGCGGCCTCCGCGACAGCGCTGTCCGCTACGGAGACCCTGAGAAGCTCAAGTTGGAGGAGTCGTTAAGGGAACAAGCGGAGAAGGAGGGCAGCGCCCTGAGCGTGCGCATCAGCAACGTCTGA